Genomic window (Bombus vancouverensis nearcticus chromosome 2, iyBomVanc1_principal, whole genome shotgun sequence):
TCATTTTTGCCACGTATAATCATTATTCTATGCTATACGTGTATTACTGTAACCTCATCACTGTCAAGCCCAGCTATTAAAAGCACTAGCTAAATTCTGAACGCTTATCGCTTGTACTCAATGCGCTAAAAGTTCACTCGCACTAGACAAGTTCGTTTACCTTTATCATTGGCGACAAATAACTATACACCATTTATGTCATTACATTACATTTATTATCATTTCTTTTCAAGTACAATCTCTTAATCGTCAATGTCTTATCAATTACATAAAGTATACGAAATGAAACAAAGTAAATGCATATCTGAAATAAATAATCATTAAGTATTAAATAAATGCAATTAATACAAGACAATACTAATAGTAATTCATATTATGTAAAAGCTGATCTCTGTCCAAGTTTCTCTAATTGAGTCCAAAAGAATTATGAATTTGTAGAAAAATCCGTAGTCTAATCGTTAACTGTACGCATAGATGGATCTAATATCCTAGTTCCTCTGACATCATGTCATCGACGTTGCGTCTGAATCTGAATCCACCACCAATGCCGAAGCTGGGCGAGATTCTGCCGCCAGGACCGCGTTCAGCCTGGCTGTATCCCCTGATGAAGCCGTTCTTGTATTCACGCCCGATTTGGACACCCAAGTGTGGTTGAGCAGGCTGTCCGGGACGAACATTCAGTCCACCGTAAGCGTCCGCGTTCACTCCGTTTCTGTCGTAGACGCGTTGATGATAATCGACGTCCAAGGATGGGCGACGATCCGGTCCGCTCAATGGTTTCTGTCCATTGATAACGAGGGACCCTTGAGGATCGGCGTGTCGTCGAAAACGAGGAGAGCcctgagaaaaaaaaaagtggatTCACAGTTAACGAAGAACGGGACTAGAGCCTTTTTTCATGGAACATATTCGGGCTCGATAGGAAAAGGAATTTGAAACGGAGAGGTGGAACGGGAAAGTTCACGATATGATGGCTGTAAGGCAAGTTTCGAATATCGATACTTGATCGCAGTTGTGGAATAATATTCCATTAACTAGTAATTTCGGCAAATTGACAAGCTACAAATTTTTAGAATAGAAATGTTAAGTTTAAGATGTAGGGTTggaaaatttttcaaaattctcaaATTCGTTCTATTTTATATTCTCATAGACAACTCTCGCTTAATGACATTTTTAAGTTGCATATTTGTAACCAAACCATACGCAGTTTTCAAATTGTTGCAGAGTTACAGATTTAAAAATTGTCATTTATTAGATGAAAGTACTAATTATCCAACTACTATCCTACTGTAATATTGTTTCAATCACATTTAGTGCTAATTTTTAAgtagcaattttaaaattaattatatagtaaAGTTCTTACGTAGTATTCTTCCACAGCTTCAGGTTCAATTTCTTGAGCAGCGGCGTATGCAGCCATGCAGAAGAGAGCCAGTACGATGAATTTCATTTTGGAAATTGTTTTTTTGATTCACTTGGAACTCTTTGATACAAGATCTCTGATGCTCTTGTTTTTAGAGCTGATCGATTTCTATACCACAATCGGCTGGAGCTTGCTCTTATATACCAATTTTGTGCTGAAGCTTTTTCCCTGTCTTCTTCGTGGCGATTCCAGCCGGGGGATCACCGTCGGTTCCTTATCCGCTTTTCTGTCTGTCTCTGCGATTGTCTCCGGGAATCCCACTCTTGGGTCATCGGAGGTCAATAATACGAGTGTACATTATGCGTATGTTCAGTTATTAATGGAGTTCGTTGCTTATGCGTTCGATTAGAATACAGATTAGATTATCATTCTTTATAACTTTCAATTACgttctttatttcatttttttttctttggtatTGTTTGATCTCGATCGTTAGATGGATACCGATATCCGTATAATATAAGGAGAAAGAAGTCTTCgtagaatatttcaaattttgcaATGATGAAATTGAtaaattggaaatttttatttttttttgaatattttaatagcCCCACAATAATTCGTTGGAACCTCCAATAATTTCTTAACGATACAATTACCAATAACATATATTTTGCAATAAATAATTCGAATCTTTAAAATGTCCcgttataaattcataaaatttctaCGAAAAAATTACAAGTTTTTAGTGTTAAATTCGTTGCGTTCTTCGTCACTTTGTACGCAACCGTGCTCTTATGGTGGTCAAATTTTGTAAATGTGAGGGATATCTTTAAATGTTattaatgatacgtatattgaTACATTGAAGGTTTTCTCTGAACATTATTATCCTATTTGTCTCTTGAAACGAAACTGAGATTGGGAAGTAAAAACTCAAAGATTACTGCATAGTCAGAAACAACCAGATAATATTCAATGTCctaatttgcataaaaaataatttatttgtcgACGAACGATTTAATTTTGAGGAATATTAGCAAAAAAATTGTACGCACGTGCAAAAATCGAATGGCTTCAAGAACATTGAATCATGATTTATCTGGTTCGAAATCAAATTTGCGCAGGTGTACAAGATAgtgatattatgttatatatgaTATTAgataagtatattttttttctaattgcAGCATCGCGTTATCATGTAATTGATACTTTTAGCTCTCCAAATCTAATATTCTTGAAACACTGAATTACCTGATATACCGTCTTATTCTCACAAAACGCTTTAAATGCGAGCAAAATTATCCGATTAATAAGATTttataacgaatgaaaaaaagaaatttcataatGATCAATTCTAGCGTCGTATACGATGTATTGGAATGTGGCATGATTCCGAccagttttatttttatttgcacACGTGGGAAACGATACAAATGTATGCATGTTACGATATTTGCTTCACGGATGAACatttaagataaatataaagtaAGTGATGCATCAGACGAGAAATTCTTATTAAAATtttagaatatatatgtatttccacgcAGAGAACAtagtttgtaattaaaattatcttCGTAATAATTTTCGCGTGCGAagcaacattttttttttaactttcacCGTTATTCTTATATGCTGTATTACATCCTACCGTTTCAAAATTGTAGATTGTAATATATCAAATCATATCATCATATATCAAATCAAATGTAGATTGTAATATAGGGTTCTTCAAATATAACGCTCTACCTACGTAATTTACAgtgcttttttttctttttttcaaatttgtgcTTTATACTATGAATACGACGCATTATAAACACCGAAGAACAATAGAGACGATATAGGCTGTCGTGTTCTCTTTCATACGCGACCTTCGTAGTTTGTACGAGTACAATACACATTCTGTTGCTCTTTACGAACTGCAGAAGCCCGTGGGACCAAAGTGGTTACTCAGAATTTCCACGTTTTGCGATTACTACCTTTAAAATTCTAATCTACATGCGTGAAACATGAATGTTGTGACAAACCGTATATAGGATTGAGATAATGGGTAATCTTGGCCCGAGTATTTTGCAAGACGTATCTTTCATTACGCGACACGAGGTTATTCCAGTTCTTCCCCGTGAGGATTGACTCAGAGAATAACCAATTCccgataagaaaagaaaaatacatccTTAGTCCGTTGATCTACATTTCTGTCATTCGTCAGTGTATCACCGAAGTCTTAATGTTAGAGGCAGTTTATATCTTTGTTTTGATAGTGACGCAACTCAATTATATCTTTGCAAATGTAAAGAATTATCTGCAGACGTGATTACACGTTGATTTGCTAATTAAATTTGCTTCACTGGGAAGTCGCATTGATCGATTTGAAAGTCACAAAATGGAGAAAATTAATAATGTTAGAAACGCTGTTTTTGAAAATATACCTTGCAATTATGCAAACTACGAACTTATGGAGTAAGTCATTTATCTTTTAGAAGTTGGATATTAATCGTGTTTCTGACTAATGAACTTATGAAAACGAAACGCAGAGTTTGCCTTTTAAAAGACTCATTTAACGGGAAGTACCAAAGGaattcaaaaagaaaaaataaaacacaGTTAAGCGAAGAATCCAAAAGAATTCTACAAATTTCCTCATTCTCAGAGTGATTCGGTTCTCTGAGAACAGGATTTTTGCAATTATAATCATAGTGCGCAATATGTATGTAAGTTTATTCTTTTAGACTTTAGCACTTAGGAAATTTTATTGATCGAAGAGTTTGAAGAGTTTTTGCAGTTCTGTAAATGAGATAAATTTATGCCGGTAAAGAGTTAAGTTATTTTCCCGATTCTTCAAATGTAGCGAAGTAAATGGTGCTTAATAGAACTTgagtttatttcttattttctgttttattgtGTTGAAGAAATGAAGTGCTATTATCAGTAAATCTGAGATCATGGTTTTATAACGTTCTTATAAAGTTTATTTCAAGTCTCAGGCTTTAATTATACTAACACAAATTTGAAGAAACATTAGTATTATGTGGTATGTATTATATGATATACTTGGTCTGTTATAATATGGCGAAGTATATTTACATATCACTCGTTtggataattataataaaagttaATTTTGGGAAATAATTCGGAAAGTAATTACATTTTAAAGTCAGGAGAAGTTTTGATCCTATAACGTTGAAAAGCATTTAAGATAACATGTAACAGTGTAACAGTTTATGCAATAATTTATATGTTGTTTCAGTAAACTTTGATCTTAACTCACAATGTCTGTACTTTCATTTCTGTCTGCTACAAGTTGCTGACTTAGTAGTTTTCTAAAAAGTTGCGTTttctctatctttttttttcacttttagCGTTTCGCGTTTACTATACTATCAATCTAATTTCTGTTACGGTTGCTATGTGCCGAGCAATTTTTACAAAACTGTTTCCATACAATTTACACATATGTACTCCAAATGAATATCCTCTTAAATTTCCTCTTAAATTTCAGGTGTattaaatgttacgtattaaattaggattacaaaaattaataatgTACTTGTATATCTACAGTGGTAGACagaagaaagtttaaaattgatatttgtATGCAACCAAAATTTTTGTTTGTTACTTCATCCATATTAAACGTTCGTCTGTTACGTTACATTAAATTATATCGTACATTCGCTTTTCTTgtcaattataatatatttttataaaattgttcCGTTTGCCCCGTTGTATTCTTTAAAATTTGTCCCGTTCTAATATAAAGTAACTTTCCGCTTATGCGATTATAATCTATATAAAAAATGAGATTTGTACAAGTTAGCACGTTAATGGTATTGCTCTCTGGAAAGACAATCGCTCgagaaagaaaagattatttatGCGAAGAACACTCATTTCTATGAATTTATTCAGCGTATAAATGAATTAACGCTTGTTTCAGATTCGTTTTTATGCCCATGATTTATATAAAATCGGAAACAATTCATTCACGTTTATTGCAATTCAAATATTCCAACATAAAACTACATTTTAACACTATTCGTTTCTAGTCGCACTATTTCAAAATACAATATTCCATTTGACAACATATGACAAAGAGAAATATAAGCGCCTTTAACCATGTTAGAAATAAAGCAGTATCGATGTCCGTATCGTTGAAAACACATGACAAAGTCATTTTATAAGATTGATCGTCAACGCTTGAAGACCGACAAATTGCTTCCTGTTTATCATTTCTATGTGAGAAATCAAGATGATTTTCTCGTGTCTTCTTTTCAGAGTTGGAGTCGTCATACTAGCTATAAGTAAGGATTTCCTAGTCGTACGTTTCTTCTCCAACAAACCTCTAATTGCACGGTATTTGGAAATTCAAACCTACCTGATGCTCTATTTTGTTAGCTGAGACAAGAAAGAACTAACTGTTCGCGGTCTCCATTCATCTTCGCGCAAGAACATCAGGTACCGTTGCGTCACACAAGTTACAGTTACGTGCAAGAATGTGGTTTAAACGTGTTTTCTACGTACGTGTGTTCAACTTTAAATACCGTTACTTTAATTGGTATCCCTTATCGCCATACCCACCCATTTTGATTTCTGCGAAAAAACGGATGAAAAaggcagaagaaagaagaaagtgaGTTCGCGTATAAGAAAAAAAATCTGTGAGGACAGTAGTCTCATTGTATCGGTTGGTGTTTCATTGTTTTTTAAGAAGCGACGTGAACTAGATTCGTACAATCTCTTGATTATTTCTTAGATGTTGAATTTTGCCAGCTCTCTTGTTCTAGATTTCTTCAATTTAGTCATTTGTGAACAGGACACTCTAAACTCTAATTAGGGCTTGGAGGACCAATTCAGCCATTCAGGGAGTTGATGAACTGTTTCTCCATAAGTGTCGAAACAGCTACTACCTACGGTACAACTTGAAAGAAGAGTAATTTGCTATTGCGCAAATCGGAAATCTTATACTAATGAAATGGAAAATATAATTTCGAAGAGAGTGTAATTATTTTAACACGGCGGTATAAGAATAACACAGTGTTATAAGAATTATGCAAGTTCATAACGTTTGTTGTAAATGTGTGAGTTTGTGTATAATAAGCTTATTTTCCATATGCATTATATATTCTACCCATACGTTAACTTCTACGGGAGTCACTAGCATTATACTATGGACAATATCCTGTGACTTTGGCGCCATGTCCGTATTTCGATTCTGCGAATAagatgtaataaaaatttatgtaatgtgcaatacatttttaaatgtataattTGGTCAGATAAAAATAAGACTCGAATGCGAATCGTCGTCAGTTCTAAGTTAAAAATGTCCCTCTTCCTCATCGGAGTTCTATTTTGAAACAGAATTTTATTTCGACAGCTACGCGGAAACGAAAAGGTAATAGATCCAATTGCCCGCAGATTTTCTATTCGGACATCGTCTTCCTCAAACAGATCGcacaaacaattttattatttttaacagaGTGTATAAGCGAATAAAAGGTCGCTGATGTATCAGAATGCCACGAATGAAAATGTTTCAATGATCGTATTAACATGTGGTATCACGACATTTGATAGTAGATATGCGTGCGCAGAATTCGCGCTCTATAATCGGTTAATCACGAAAGTTGATCTAACGAGCTTGAAGGAAAATCTGCACGTGATCTCAGAATCAATCACATAAGTGATCTTTCAGCTGGTCGCGTTATCGCATTTCATCGGCCACGGACATACGTTATTCGTCACTGGTGCCTTTCTTAGCGGATGAAATGGGGAAGTTTTTCTCGATCAGGATTGAGAAATTGTCGAGAAGCACGAATCCGAGAAAAGAATAATTGTACAGGAACTAGTTCAGTGTGATTTAAAATGGTAGCTCCAAAATTCATTGCGAACAATTAGGGCGGTTTAAGGTAGATAGGCCTAATTTATACGGCTTTATACTTCTCTTGGTATCAGATAGCGGGTGGAGTATAAAAATTTACACTGTATATAGTATTTCATATACAGAAATTTAGTTGAACAAGAGTTTaattataaacatatttttgcGGATGttcttaaataattatttttaaataaatatttatttatttttaaataaattaaaatcggatttattcgaaataaaagGTATTTGTtgataaatttgtattttatacctTCAAAACTAAGAAGCAAATAATTTTGTGCTGCTAAGAGAATTTATGTAGGTAGAGTTAAATTATAAAGTTctagaaattttgtaaattacgaAGAATTTTAAATGTACGAACTATAAATTTATTCGGTATACTGGACATTTTTGGTGACTTTTGATATTTATTGAATCTCCATATATcgtgtattaaatatatttcctattaaaaaattttctgcTTACTCACATGCATAAATATCCCCAGGCGACAATCCATAATTTTTTGGCTGGTAGAAGATCTTATGCTGTTTGTGAAACGTGTCAATAATAAAGTTGATAATACGTAGGAGGAACAACGTATTACAACCATATTTTTCGATGTCTCTAGTCATTTTTTGTAAAAtgcaataattatttattgttagaaATGTAAGGGAAGTggcagaaaatgaaatttttttttaactcaggacattttcaataaaatcgaaaaaaagataaaaatcgaGAGAAATGCTTTCGgctaaagaaaaataaagtgcAATGCGTGAGATAATAATTCGCGGAACGGTGACCTACCGTATTCGATAACTTATCTTCATGAGGTGATTGTTCGAATGGTATGATAAAATCAGTAAGATGTCAGCGATAACCGAGAAACGTTCCTACGAGCTTCATTCGGAATTTGTTTAGCGTACATTTTTCTTGTGAAATCGAAATTAATTCTTATGATTTTGTGTATTCGCATCACCCGTATCGTATAACATATATATGTTAATACATAACATACTTAACAACTTAATACGTATataacatacatatgtatgttgtttttaatagaattttagaTCAAACTCCCGTGTAATTCCACGTGAAATTCCCATGAAAGAAGTAtagatatttcaaatataacccatatctgaaatttttataattttataaagcaTTTCAATAGTATCATTAACCTTTTAAAAGCTCGTATCGATGTATATCTCAATTGCAAGCTCGAACGTGAAACAGCACCTATGGCAATAACAATGACGCAACAGAACACAGTCACGTGTATATCAGTGCTTTCCATTGGTCATCCTGCATCGAACCACTGCTTAGAAATTAAACTATGTTCGAATACATAATGGAGTTTAAGATATTACGATATTGCATCATGACAAAGTGATTGCGTATGTCAAATATCTTTCTTTATAGCACTCTTTGTAACGTCAACTACACTGctaagttatatataaattattggcatggaaaaaattttttttttcgtgcTAGTATATCAGAGACCTAGTTTATTCTCTTACGAGCTGACACGTTTTAAACATTTTACGACGAAGTATTATCGTATTCTGCTTTCAAAGATTATCTTTGGAACTGTTTTAGAAATTCCAGAGTTAATTGTTTGATAAATTCTGTAAGTATTACGTTTGATTAATTTTCTCCGATAAGTTCTGTGCTTTTAATTTACTGGGTCTAAAATTAAGATACATCATATATTCTACTTCATTCTTagatatacaagattttactaGTATTTGctattcaaatattttgttttgGATCGAATTTTATTTACTGTGTAATGGCTAAATTAGCGAATTTATATctgtttttttcatattttctttttagtaacagaatcattatttttatttttattaaaaagtaatGTTTTAACTTTATTCACGAAATTCTTTCCCAAAAGTACGCGGCACAGGTTGTTTCAAAATCACATTGATCCAAATAAACGAGCAAAATCGTTTTATTGCCGCGTATCCTCCGTTGTTCTATGCTATACGTGTATTCCAATAACTGTAACCTCATCACTGCCAAGCTCAGCTATCAAAAGCACTAGTTACATTCTAAACGCTTATCGCTTGTACTCAATGCGCTAAAAGTTCATTCGCACTCGACAAGTTCGTTTACCTTTATCATTGGCGACAAATAACTATACACCATTtatgttattacattatatttattatcatttctTTTAAGTACAATCTCTTAATCGTCAATGTCTTATCAATTATATAAAGTATACGAAATGAAACAAAGTAAATGCATATCTGAAATAAATAATCATTAAATACTAAATAAATGCAATTAATACGGGACAATACTAATAGTAATTGATATCACGTAAAAGCTGATCTCTGTCCAAGTTTCTCTAATTGAGTCCAAAAGAATTATGAATTTGTAGAAAAATCCGTAGTCTAATCGTTAACTGTACGCATAGATTGATCTAATATCCTAGTTCCTCTGACATCATGTCATCGACGTTGCGTCTGAATCTGAATCCACCACCAATGCCGAAGCTGGGCGAGATTCTGCCGCCAGGACCGCGTTCAGCCTGGCCGTATCCCCTGATGAAGCCGTTCTTGTATTCACGCCCGATTTGGACACCCAAGTGTGGTTGAGCAGGCTGTCCGGGACGAATATTCAGTCCACCGTAAGCGTCCGCGTTCACTCCGTTTCTGTCGTAGACGCGTTGATGATAATCGATGTCCAAGGATGGGCGACGATCCGGTCCGCTCAATGGTTTCTGTCCATTGATAACGAGGGACCCTTGAGGGTCGGCGTGTCGTCGAAAACGAGGAGAGCCCTGAGAAAAAAAAATGTGGATTCACAGTTAACGAAGAACGGGACTAGAGCCTTTTTTCATGGAACATATTCGGGCTCGATAGGAAAAGGAATTTGAAACGGAGAGGTGGAACGGGAAAGTTCACGATATGATGGCTGTAAGGCAAGTTTCGAATATCGATACTTGATCGCAATTGTTGAATAATATTCCATTAACTAGTAACTTCGGCAAATTGACAAGCTACAAATTTTTAGAATGTTCGTTTAAAgtttataattttacgatttTATGTGAAATAGGATAATCGGTCGATTgctaatttacaaaaatttcacGTGTAACTGTATTTGGTCTATTAGTAAGCTGTTGGTGTTATTATGCAGGAGAATTTGAGAAATGTCACTGCTAATATTAATCGAATTGTGCGATAGGGAAGCGATTTAAAAAATGGATTTCTATTGGAATTATTTAAGTTTCCTGAACGATGTTTCTCtgttttatttcttccttttttgttAATGGTATTTAATAGATTGTGCCATGTGCACGTGTACCATGTATGCGTTCATAGTATCTAAAGGCTTGAAGCGTTAACTTGACACAAGGATAGAAATGTTAAGTTTAAGATGTAGGGTTggaaaatttttcaaaattctcaaATTCGTTCTATTATAGATTTTCATAGACAACTCTCGCTTAATGACATTTTTAAGTTGCATATTTGTAACCAAACCATACGCAGTTTTCAAATTGTTGCAGAGTTACAGATTTAAAAATTGTCATTTATTAGATGAAAGTACTAATTATCCAACTACTATCCTATTGTAATATTGTTTCAATCACATTTAGTGCTAATTTTTAAgtagcaattttaaaattaattatatagtaaAGTTCTTACGTAGTATTCTTCCACAGCTTCAGGTTCAATTTCTTGAGCAGCAGCGTATGCAGCCATGCAGAAGAGAGCCAGTACGATGAATTTCATTTTGGAAATTGTTTTTTTGATTCACTTGGAACTCTTTGATACAAGATCTCTGATGCTCTTGTTTTTAGAGCTGAT
Coding sequences:
- the LOC117166771 gene encoding hymenoptaecin-like, whose translation is MKFIVLALFCMAAYAAAQEIEPEAVEEYYGSPRFRRHADPQGSLVINGQKPLSGPDRRPSLDVDYHQRVYDRNGVNADAYGGLNVRPGQPAQPHLGVQIGREYKNGFIRGYSQAERGPGGRISPSFGIGGGFRFRRNVDDMMSEELGY
- the LOC117166772 gene encoding hymenoptaecin-like, whose translation is MKFIVLALFCMAAYAAAQEIEPEAVEEYYGSPRFRRHADPQGSLVINGQKPLSGPDRRPSLDIDYHQRVYDRNGVNADAYGGLNIRPGQPAQPHLGVQIGREYKNGFIRGYGQAERGPGGRISPSFGIGGGFRFRRNVDDMMSEELGY